From one Lycium barbarum isolate Lr01 chromosome 6, ASM1917538v2, whole genome shotgun sequence genomic stretch:
- the LOC132644153 gene encoding protein MAIN-LIKE 2-like has translation MYDLTDWLPGEEAIIGNSLLVITQLSNHLETLIANNDIIDEHTDEAEVQKRARLYFLWLIGGNIFPDNSGSKFSLHFLLDIIDLDAIGGKAWGAAALSYLYSCLCRASMANSRDVCEFIALLQVWAWERIIPMQPLLRPPRVNERDIVFAQKWTRRGVRESDA, from the exons ATGTACGACCTTACTGATTGGTTGCCCGGAGAAGAAGCAATTATAGGTAATAGCTTGTTGGTAATAACACAATTATCTAATCATTTGGAAACCTTGATTGCCaataatgatattattgatgaacaCACTGATGAGGCTGAGGTACAAAAGAGGGCCAGGTTGTACTTTCTTTGGTTAATTGGTGGCAATATATTCCCTGATAATAGTGGTTCAAAGTTTAGTTTACACTTTTTGCTTGACATAATAGACCTTGATGCAATAGGCGGGAAAGCTTGGGGAGCAGCAgcattatcatacttgtacagTTGTTTATGTCGTGCTTCGATGGCCAATAGTCGTGATGTTTGTGAATTTATTGCTTTGTTGCAG gtttgggcttgggagcgaatAATCCCGATGCAGCCATTACTTCGTCCCCCAAGAGTAAACGAACGAGATATTGTATTTGCGCAGAAGTGGACTCGTCGTGGAGTTCGTGAAAGCGATGCATGA
- the LOC132644592 gene encoding E3 ubiquitin-protein ligase BIG BROTHER, with the protein MIGDQHMEEMHYMNMDFPYNVPETFTGFMDGVSQAPIHYHNNPVHIQHQENAYWSMNMSYYKYGHSSLESTSYHSYETPSNHVSRPDLSERPWEYVIPMNVDEGVSTDVIYEENAVLSEDAGTEECVLSNQDDSNHQDILEDDIDPDNMTYEELLDLGETVGTQSRGLPEELINLLPTTKYKSNGIFSRKKSEERCVICQMRYKRGDQQINFPCKHIYHTECGSKWLSINKTCPICNTEVLLDE; encoded by the exons ATGATTGGGGATCAACACATGGAGGAGATGCATTACATGAACATGGACTTTCCTTACAATGTTCCAGAGACTTTCACAGGGTTCATGGATGGTGTTTCACAAGCTCCTATACATTATCATAATAACCCTGTACACATTCAGCATCAG GAAAATGCATACTGGTCTATGAACATGAGTTACTATAAATATGGGCACTCCAGTCTTGAGAGTACTTCTTATCATTCTTATGAGACTCCCAGCAACCATGTATCAAGACCAGATCTCTCAGAGAGGCCTTGGGAGTATGTTATACCTATGAATGTTGATGAAGGTGTATCCACTGATGTAATATACGAGGAAAATGCAGTCCTCAGTGAGGATGCTGGCACGGAGGAAT GTGTTCTATCCAATCAAGATGATTCTAACCATCAG GATATTTTGGAAGATGATATTGACCCTGACAACATGACCTATGAG GAGTTACTTGACTTAGGTGAAACTGTTGGAACTCAAAGTCGAGGACTTCCCGAGGAGCTTATTAATTTACTTCCAACAACCAAATACAAGTCTAACGGAATCTTTTCCAGGAAAAAGTCAGAAGAGAG ATGTGTCATCTGTCAAATGAGGTACAAACGAGGGGATCAACAAATAAATTTTCCATGCAAGCACATATACCACACTGAATGTGGCTCCAAATGGCTGAGCATCAACAAG ACATGTCCCATTTGCAACACAGAGGTACTCCTTGACGAATGA